From Pulveribacter suum, a single genomic window includes:
- a CDS encoding AAA family ATPase: MKFQGSQNYVATQDLMLAVNAAITLQRPLLVKGEPGTGKTLLAEEVAQALGMPLLQWHIKSTTKAQQGLYEYDAVSRLRDSQLADIEGSERVKDIQNYIVKGVLWQAFTADQPVALLIDEIDKADIEFPNDLLRELDRMEFYCYETREMIRAKHRPLVFITSNNEKELPDAFLRRCFFHYIKFPEPETMKKIVDVHFPTLKSELLTAAMKTFYDVRNLPGLKKKPSTSEFIDWLKLLLAEEIPLEALQSGDNKVAVPPLVGALLKNEQDVSLFEKLVFMNQRNR, translated from the coding sequence ATGAAATTCCAGGGTTCCCAGAATTACGTGGCCACGCAGGATCTGATGCTGGCCGTGAATGCTGCCATCACGCTGCAGCGCCCCCTGCTGGTCAAGGGCGAACCCGGCACCGGCAAGACACTGCTGGCCGAAGAGGTGGCGCAGGCGCTGGGCATGCCGCTGCTGCAGTGGCACATCAAGTCCACCACCAAGGCGCAGCAGGGCCTGTATGAATATGACGCGGTGAGCCGCCTGCGCGACAGCCAGCTGGCAGACATCGAAGGTTCGGAACGCGTCAAGGACATCCAGAACTACATCGTCAAGGGCGTGCTGTGGCAGGCCTTCACGGCGGACCAGCCCGTGGCGCTGTTGATCGACGAGATCGACAAGGCCGACATCGAATTCCCCAACGACCTGCTGCGCGAGCTCGACCGGATGGAGTTCTACTGCTATGAGACGCGCGAGATGATCCGGGCCAAGCACCGGCCGCTGGTGTTCATCACGTCCAACAACGAAAAGGAGCTGCCCGACGCCTTCCTGCGCCGGTGCTTCTTCCACTACATCAAGTTCCCCGAGCCCGAGACGATGAAGAAGATCGTCGATGTGCACTTCCCCACGCTCAAGAGCGAGCTGCTGACGGCAGCGATGAAGACGTTCTATGACGTGCGTAACCTGCCGGGCCTGAAGAAAAAGCCCTCTACCAGCGAGTTCATCGACTGGCTCAAGCTGCTGCTGGCCGAGGAAATCCCTTTGGAGGCGCTGCAGTCGGGCGACAACAAGGTGGCAGTGCCGCCGCTGGTGGGCGCACTGCTCAAGAACGAACAGGACGTGAGCCTGTTCGAAAAGCTGGTCTTCATGAACCAGCGCAACCGCTGA
- a CDS encoding GNAT family N-acetyltransferase, with translation MAFAAPVTLQGRGVRLEPLALAHEAGLAAAAADGALWRIRVTSVPEPQDTRAYIETALAMREAGNRLAFAVLDDASGRVLGSTSYHDILPAVRRVEIGYTWYAQSVQRTHVNTAAKLLMMGHAFDQLQCHVVGWRTDNFNFASQRAIERLGAKKDGVIRGHALRRDGTIRDTVMYSMRAGEWPEARAQLHYLLERHAPA, from the coding sequence ATGGCGTTCGCCGCGCCCGTCACCCTGCAAGGCCGCGGCGTGCGGCTGGAGCCGCTGGCCCTGGCGCACGAGGCCGGCCTGGCCGCCGCCGCCGCCGATGGCGCGCTGTGGCGCATCCGCGTGACCAGCGTGCCCGAGCCGCAGGACACGCGCGCCTACATTGAGACCGCCCTGGCCATGCGCGAGGCCGGCAACCGCCTGGCCTTTGCCGTGCTGGATGACGCCAGCGGCCGCGTGCTGGGCAGCACCAGCTACCACGACATCCTGCCGGCCGTGCGGCGCGTGGAGATCGGCTACACCTGGTATGCGCAAAGCGTGCAGCGCACGCATGTGAACACCGCCGCCAAGCTGCTCATGATGGGCCACGCCTTCGACCAGCTGCAATGCCACGTGGTCGGCTGGCGCACGGACAACTTCAACTTCGCCTCGCAGCGCGCCATCGAGCGGCTGGGCGCGAAGAAGGATGGCGTCATCCGCGGCCATGCGCTGCGCCGCGACGGCACCATCCGCGACACCGTCATGTACAGCATGCGCGCGGGCGAATGGCCCGAGGCGCGGGCGCAGTTGCACTATCTTTTGGAGCGCCACGCGCCTGCCTGA
- a CDS encoding cysteine hydrolase family protein, which yields MSTSRAQALTSAPLPCSDEVLLLVDVINPMSFPTADDLLPSAWAAAQRVARLKKRLAARGVTAIYANDNYGTWHSEFRDILGACQMLPGPRGDIARLLTPTPDDLVILKPQHSAFHSTPLRHLLTQMGTKKLTIVGWAADMCVMLSATDACMYGYEVWVPQDCIAAETVERFDMAVKQLGGAFDCSVRPAFRADLRAGAPPQRV from the coding sequence ATGTCCACGAGCCGCGCGCAGGCCCTTACCAGCGCCCCCTTGCCTTGCAGCGACGAAGTGCTGCTGCTGGTCGATGTCATCAACCCCATGAGCTTCCCCACGGCGGACGACCTGCTGCCCAGCGCCTGGGCGGCGGCGCAGCGGGTGGCGCGCCTGAAAAAGCGCCTGGCGGCGCGCGGCGTCACCGCCATCTATGCCAACGACAACTACGGCACCTGGCACAGCGAGTTTCGCGACATCCTGGGGGCCTGCCAGATGCTGCCGGGCCCGCGCGGCGACATTGCGCGGCTGCTCACTCCCACGCCCGACGACCTGGTGATCCTCAAGCCGCAGCACTCAGCGTTCCATTCCACGCCGCTGCGCCACCTGCTGACGCAGATGGGAACGAAGAAGCTGACCATCGTCGGCTGGGCCGCCGACATGTGCGTGATGCTCTCGGCCACCGACGCCTGCATGTACGGCTACGAGGTGTGGGTGCCGCAGGACTGCATCGCGGCCGAGACGGTCGAACGCTTCGACATGGCGGTCAAACAGCTGGGCGGTGCGTTCGACTGCTCGGTTCGCCCGGCCTTTCGGGCCGATCTGCGGGCCGGTGCGCCGCCGCAGCGGGTTTAG
- a CDS encoding translocation/assembly module TamB domain-containing protein, producing the protein MPTHPQSSDPYAAAVAPQPAPPRKSRWRWVRRALALLVVLLLALAALAWWWSGRSTSLAAALSRASSYLPAGQQLQMKDVTGSLRTGGHIGWLRWQSDTLAVEVQDADIGWQLAPLLSRQLKLGEVHAASVILTQRGEPQESDGPPEPLQQLVLPLQVDVPFRVDHLVWAGRGEPAQPVVVDDLTGRYRYDGQQHQLTVDHVAVAQGRYALQATLDAHAPMALEASASGTVRTAVPGSDETLHAQASARISGTLAGREALLNATAQLRGGPQEPGSDAPLHADVQARIAPWAAQPLQQADAALQAVDLALLWPQAPITRLGGKASVQPLEGGGWRIGADLANDQPGPWDTQHLPVQALQGQALFDGSTWTVPGAELRAGGGSISAQGSFTPGSGALQGQARVQSVNPAELHTRFAPAPLSGSASASGSAQGDAAVRFAADLRASAPRALRRGPAKGAPPALLLQRLSAQGTWQGHLLELPELLVQAQGAQLRGQQLHIDTQALAARGRLQAELPGATARVDGQMAPASGSGTLALRVADAARAQAWLAGLPVDLGGFALDGNASLDAQWRGGWQAAQQQLQAAGLLAAPRQPAERAGDFTLQAQLQAPRLQLTRAAQPGSGGAGALAVEVLRTSAALRGSLPSLTLALDGQVRQGAEQQAEVHLRASGGSRGAGQWQAQLDELRVQASAKGQPGPWTVRLDEPVTVAVQQSPRLAVQAGAGSARLSGQQPGQATLRWQPLRYAQDAQGGLELTSQGELQGVPLAWADAFKTDGQGALARLGLSGDLTLAGRWDVAATPAGLRAQASVRRTGGELRIATGEAEAAPAVTVVRSSGEGQGEGRPQTSSSGTTAAGLRELALELTADGQALRARLAWDSERAGRVQAEGSTQLARSAEGGWLWPEDAPLAATVRAELPEVGVWSLLAPPGWRVHGTLSADARLSGSRAAPRWSGQLAADRFAVRSLLDGVDLQEGRLRATLQGEQLVVTELHLKGGHGSRARIAGFSGNRTAAPADGGTLSGSGTLSWADMAAGKPGASGIRMDLRAQARALQVLTRADRQASVSGDVRAQLADGQLTLRGNLVADRATIILPEAGAPTLGDDVVVRSAALDRAAAEKAQKAARATQAREQGSVQAARTPDIALTLDLGDDFALQGHGITTRLTGRLDIRASAATAGAPRVTGEVRTDQGRYRAWGQALDVESGLLRFNGPYDNPALDVLALRPNIAVRAGVQVTGSARAPRVRLYSEPELPDAEKLSWVVLGRSAAAGGAEAALLQQAALAFLSGGGDKSGGGIAQRIGLDEIGFKGPGQGEAASSAALTFGKRLSRDLYVTYERSLSGVLGTLFIFYDLSKRLTLRGQTGQQSAVDLIYTVRYD; encoded by the coding sequence ATGCCCACGCACCCCCAGTCCTCCGACCCCTACGCCGCCGCCGTGGCCCCCCAGCCTGCGCCGCCGCGCAAGAGCCGCTGGCGCTGGGTGCGCCGGGCCCTGGCGCTGCTGGTGGTGCTGCTGCTGGCGCTGGCTGCGCTGGCGTGGTGGTGGTCGGGCCGCAGCACCTCGCTGGCCGCGGCGCTGTCGCGCGCCTCGTCCTACCTGCCCGCCGGCCAGCAGCTGCAGATGAAGGACGTGACCGGCTCGCTGCGCACCGGCGGCCACATCGGCTGGCTGCGCTGGCAAAGCGACACCCTGGCCGTGGAGGTGCAGGACGCCGACATCGGCTGGCAGCTCGCGCCGCTGCTGTCGCGCCAGCTCAAGCTGGGCGAGGTGCATGCGGCCAGCGTCATCCTCACCCAGCGCGGCGAGCCCCAGGAGAGCGACGGCCCGCCCGAGCCGCTGCAGCAGCTGGTGCTGCCGCTGCAGGTGGACGTACCCTTTCGCGTGGACCACCTGGTCTGGGCCGGCCGGGGCGAGCCGGCCCAACCGGTGGTGGTCGATGACCTGACGGGCCGCTACCGCTACGACGGCCAGCAGCACCAGCTGACCGTGGACCACGTCGCCGTCGCCCAGGGCCGCTACGCGCTGCAGGCCACGCTGGACGCGCACGCGCCCATGGCGCTGGAGGCCAGCGCCAGCGGCACCGTGCGCACCGCCGTGCCCGGCAGCGACGAAACCCTGCACGCCCAGGCCAGCGCCCGCATCAGCGGCACCCTGGCCGGACGCGAGGCGCTGCTGAACGCCACCGCCCAGCTGCGCGGCGGCCCGCAAGAGCCCGGCAGCGACGCGCCCCTGCACGCCGACGTGCAGGCCCGCATCGCCCCCTGGGCCGCCCAGCCCCTGCAGCAGGCCGACGCCGCGCTGCAGGCCGTGGACCTGGCGCTGCTGTGGCCGCAGGCGCCCATCACCCGCCTGGGCGGCAAGGCCAGCGTGCAGCCGCTGGAGGGCGGCGGCTGGCGCATCGGCGCCGACCTGGCCAACGACCAGCCTGGCCCCTGGGACACGCAGCACCTGCCCGTGCAGGCGCTGCAAGGCCAGGCCCTGTTCGACGGCAGCACCTGGACGGTGCCCGGCGCCGAGCTGCGCGCCGGGGGCGGCAGCATCAGTGCCCAGGGCAGCTTCACGCCGGGCAGCGGCGCCCTGCAGGGCCAGGCCCGCGTGCAAAGCGTGAACCCCGCCGAGCTGCACACCCGCTTCGCCCCGGCCCCGCTGTCGGGCAGCGCCAGCGCCAGCGGCAGCGCCCAGGGCGACGCGGCCGTGCGCTTTGCCGCGGACCTGCGCGCCAGCGCGCCGCGCGCGCTGCGCCGCGGGCCGGCCAAGGGCGCGCCGCCGGCCCTGCTGCTGCAACGCCTGTCCGCCCAGGGCACCTGGCAGGGCCACCTGCTGGAGCTGCCCGAGCTGCTGGTGCAGGCCCAGGGCGCGCAGCTGCGCGGCCAGCAGCTGCACATCGACACCCAGGCGCTGGCCGCGCGCGGGCGCCTGCAGGCCGAGCTGCCCGGCGCCACGGCGCGGGTAGACGGCCAGATGGCCCCGGCCAGCGGCAGCGGCACGCTGGCGCTGCGCGTGGCCGATGCCGCGCGTGCCCAGGCCTGGCTGGCCGGCCTGCCCGTGGACCTGGGCGGCTTCGCCCTGGACGGCAACGCCAGCCTGGATGCCCAGTGGCGCGGCGGCTGGCAGGCCGCGCAGCAGCAGCTGCAGGCCGCCGGCCTGCTGGCCGCGCCCCGGCAACCCGCCGAGCGGGCGGGCGACTTCACGCTGCAGGCGCAGCTGCAGGCGCCGCGCCTGCAGCTCACGCGCGCCGCGCAACCGGGCAGCGGCGGCGCCGGCGCGCTGGCCGTCGAGGTGCTGCGCACCAGCGCCGCGCTGCGCGGCAGCCTGCCCAGCCTGACCTTGGCGCTGGACGGCCAGGTGCGACAGGGCGCCGAGCAACAGGCCGAAGTGCACCTGCGCGCCAGTGGCGGCAGCCGCGGCGCCGGGCAGTGGCAGGCGCAGCTGGACGAGCTGCGCGTGCAGGCCAGCGCCAAGGGCCAGCCCGGCCCCTGGACGGTGCGCCTGGACGAGCCCGTCACCGTGGCCGTGCAGCAGTCCCCGCGCCTGGCCGTGCAGGCCGGGGCCGGCAGCGCCCGCCTGTCCGGCCAGCAGCCGGGCCAGGCCACGCTGCGCTGGCAGCCCCTGCGCTACGCCCAGGACGCCCAGGGCGGCCTGGAGCTGACCAGTCAGGGCGAGCTGCAGGGCGTGCCGCTGGCCTGGGCCGATGCCTTCAAGACCGATGGCCAGGGCGCCCTGGCGCGCCTGGGCCTGTCGGGCGACCTGACGCTGGCTGGCCGCTGGGACGTGGCCGCCACCCCCGCCGGACTGCGCGCCCAGGCCAGCGTGCGCCGCACGGGCGGCGAACTGCGCATCGCCACCGGCGAGGCCGAGGCCGCGCCGGCCGTCACCGTGGTGCGCAGCAGCGGCGAAGGCCAGGGCGAAGGCCGGCCGCAGACCAGCAGCAGCGGCACCACGGCCGCCGGCCTGCGCGAGCTGGCGCTGGAGCTGACCGCCGACGGCCAGGCGCTGCGCGCCCGCCTCGCCTGGGACAGCGAACGCGCCGGCCGCGTGCAGGCCGAGGGCAGCACGCAGCTGGCGCGCAGTGCCGAGGGCGGCTGGCTGTGGCCCGAGGACGCGCCGCTGGCCGCCACCGTGCGCGCCGAGCTGCCCGAGGTCGGCGTGTGGTCGCTGCTGGCCCCGCCGGGCTGGCGCGTGCATGGCACGCTGTCGGCCGACGCGCGCCTGTCGGGCAGCCGCGCCGCACCGCGCTGGAGCGGCCAGCTGGCCGCCGACCGCTTTGCCGTGCGCTCGCTGCTGGACGGCGTGGACCTGCAGGAGGGGCGCCTGCGCGCCACGCTGCAGGGCGAGCAGCTGGTTGTCACCGAGCTGCACCTCAAGGGCGGGCACGGCAGCCGCGCGCGCATCGCCGGCTTCAGCGGCAACCGCACGGCGGCCCCGGCCGACGGCGGCACCCTCAGCGGCAGCGGCACGCTGTCCTGGGCCGACATGGCCGCCGGCAAGCCCGGCGCCTCGGGCATCCGCATGGACCTGCGCGCCCAGGCCCGCGCGCTGCAGGTGCTGACCCGCGCCGACCGGCAGGCCAGCGTCTCGGGCGACGTGCGCGCGCAGCTGGCGGACGGCCAGCTCACGCTGCGCGGCAACCTGGTGGCCGACCGCGCCACCATCATCCTGCCCGAGGCGGGCGCGCCCACGCTGGGCGACGACGTGGTCGTGCGCTCGGCCGCGCTGGACCGCGCGGCCGCCGAAAAGGCGCAAAAGGCCGCCCGCGCCACCCAGGCCCGCGAGCAGGGCAGCGTGCAGGCCGCACGCACGCCCGACATCGCCCTCACCCTGGACCTGGGCGACGACTTCGCCCTGCAGGGCCACGGCATCACCACGCGGCTGACCGGGCGCCTGGACATCCGCGCCAGCGCCGCCACCGCCGGCGCGCCGCGCGTGACCGGCGAGGTGCGCACCGACCAGGGCCGCTACCGCGCCTGGGGCCAGGCGCTGGACGTGGAAAGCGGCCTGCTGCGTTTCAACGGCCCCTACGACAACCCGGCGCTGGACGTGCTGGCCCTGCGCCCCAACATCGCCGTACGCGCCGGCGTGCAGGTCACCGGCTCTGCCCGCGCGCCGCGCGTGCGGCTGTACTCCGAGCCCGAGCTGCCGGATGCGGAAAAGCTGTCCTGGGTGGTGCTGGGCCGCAGCGCCGCGGCCGGCGGGGCCGAGGCGGCGCTGTTGCAGCAGGCGGCGCTGGCTTTCCTCAGCGGCGGCGGCGACAAGAGCGGCGGCGGCATTGCCCAGCGCATCGGGCTGGACGAGATCGGCTTCAAGGGCCCCGGCCAGGGCGAGGCCGCCAGCAGCGCCGCGCTGACCTTCGGCAAGCGCCTGTCGCGCGACCTGTACGTGACCTACGAGCGCAGCCTGTCGGGCGTGCTGGGCACTTTGTTCATCTTCTACGACCTGTCCAAGCGCCTGACCCTGCGCGGCCAGACCGGCCAGCAAAGCGCGGTGGACCTGATCTACACGGTGCGCTACGACTGA
- a CDS encoding vWA domain-containing protein has protein sequence MLIDFFYALRAAKLPVSVREFLTLLEALAAGVAGPNSNDAWSMEDFYHLARTALVKDEKHFDKFDRAFAAYFKGVELLTDITKEIPADWLRKMLERELTPEQKAAIEKMGWDELMETLKKRLEEQKERHEGGSKWIGTGGTSPFGHGGYNPQGVRIGGAGRNKSAVKVWEQRAYRDYDDTQELGTRNIKVALRRLRKFARTGSEMELDLPDTIRSTAANAGWLDIKMVPERHNNVRLLLLMDVGGTMDEHVQRVEELFSAVKSEFKHLEFYYFHNCVYDFMWKNNRRRFAEKFSTLDVIRKYNKDYKLVFVGDATMSPYEIVQPGGSVEYNNEEAGAEWLQRLTHAFPKYAWINPEPQGVWQYRQSIAIIQQLMGGRMFPLSLKGLEEAMRLLSK, from the coding sequence ATGCTGATCGACTTCTTCTATGCCCTGCGCGCGGCCAAGCTGCCGGTGTCGGTGCGCGAATTTCTCACGCTGCTCGAAGCCCTCGCCGCCGGCGTGGCCGGGCCGAACTCCAACGATGCCTGGAGCATGGAGGACTTCTACCACCTGGCCCGCACCGCCCTGGTCAAGGACGAAAAGCACTTCGACAAGTTCGACCGCGCCTTTGCCGCTTACTTCAAGGGCGTGGAACTGCTGACCGACATCACGAAAGAAATCCCGGCCGACTGGCTGCGCAAGATGCTCGAGCGCGAGCTCACGCCCGAGCAAAAGGCCGCCATTGAGAAGATGGGCTGGGACGAGCTGATGGAAACCCTCAAGAAGCGCCTGGAGGAGCAAAAGGAGCGCCACGAGGGCGGCAGCAAGTGGATCGGCACGGGCGGCACCAGCCCCTTCGGCCACGGTGGCTACAACCCGCAGGGCGTGCGCATTGGTGGCGCCGGACGCAACAAGAGCGCCGTGAAGGTGTGGGAGCAGCGCGCCTACCGCGACTACGACGACACCCAGGAGCTGGGCACGCGCAACATCAAGGTGGCGCTGCGCCGCCTGCGCAAGTTCGCCCGCACCGGCAGCGAGATGGAGCTGGACCTGCCGGACACCATCCGCTCCACCGCCGCCAACGCCGGCTGGCTGGACATCAAGATGGTGCCCGAGCGGCACAACAACGTGCGCCTGCTGCTGCTCATGGACGTGGGCGGCACCATGGACGAGCACGTGCAGCGGGTGGAAGAACTCTTTTCGGCCGTGAAATCCGAGTTCAAGCACCTGGAGTTCTATTACTTCCACAACTGCGTCTATGACTTCATGTGGAAGAACAACCGCCGCCGCTTTGCCGAGAAGTTTTCGACCTTGGACGTCATACGAAAGTACAACAAGGACTACAAGCTGGTGTTCGTGGGCGATGCGACCATGAGCCCCTACGAGATCGTGCAGCCCGGCGGCAGCGTGGAATACAACAACGAGGAAGCCGGCGCCGAGTGGCTGCAGCGCCTCACCCATGCCTTCCCGAAATACGCCTGGATCAACCCCGAGCCCCAGGGCGTGTGGCAGTACCGCCAGAGCATCGCCATCATTCAGCAGCTGATGGGTGGGCGCATGTTCCCCCTGTCGCTCAAAGGGCTGGAGGAGGCCATGCGCCTCTTGTCAAAATAG
- a CDS encoding autotransporter assembly complex protein TamA, translated as MPRSLQRAPARWSALLLVLTLSSALPGCSLLRGERGEQAPDERHGAIASDAPERSGPDAFALQVQADDDKVREYLSRYLQLQRFAHLPDLQDTELRRLLGAAEADVRQLLATLGYFSPEIAIALHDNPAPGAGARRDTPLRTITVSVTPGQRTHIASTAIEVGGSDAPDRPDAPDLARRQARLQRGFGLQPGAPFTQRDWDDAKSQGLRQLQSRRYALARVDKSRAEVDADRAEAALQVHYAPGPDIRFGALQIKGSERYDPEGARRIARLPTGAPYSEQSLLDAQQRLASSGYYDAVFLALDTDAIDPAAPAAAAPVTAQVREAPLQKAVFGVGLSTDSGPRLSLDHTHNRLPGIGWRALSKIELDTKHKLLSTDWTALPGDDGWRWFSGLQLQRETTGDYEVNSSRLRGGRTKSADHIDRSYFLQLDTAKSQGEEAPPSSSALTVNYGWTGRYFNDNSNPTRGWGVGAELGVGTTLHPVRRPFTRAYVRWQGFRPMGRVDLGEGIRRESRLALRAEAGAVLARQDAPIPVTQMFLTGGDTTVRGYGWRRIGARTENDTLYGGRYLAVGSVEWQRPLTVRGNRSDFESATFIDVGAVADRLGEMRARVGVGAGLRWRSPVGPLQADLAYGVQDKQVRLHLRLGFTF; from the coding sequence CTGCCCCGTTCCCTTCAGCGCGCGCCGGCCCGATGGTCGGCGCTGCTGTTGGTGCTGACCCTGTCCAGCGCCCTGCCCGGCTGCAGCCTGCTGCGCGGCGAGCGCGGCGAGCAGGCGCCCGACGAACGCCACGGCGCCATCGCCTCTGACGCGCCCGAGCGCAGCGGCCCCGACGCCTTTGCCCTGCAGGTGCAGGCGGACGACGACAAGGTGCGCGAATACCTGTCGCGCTACCTGCAGCTGCAGCGCTTTGCCCATCTGCCCGACCTGCAGGACACCGAGCTGCGCCGCCTGCTGGGCGCCGCCGAGGCCGACGTGCGCCAGCTGCTGGCCACGCTGGGCTACTTCAGCCCCGAGATCGCCATCGCCTTGCACGACAACCCCGCGCCCGGCGCCGGTGCGAGGCGCGACACGCCGCTGCGCACCATCACCGTCAGCGTCACGCCGGGCCAGCGCACGCACATTGCCAGCACGGCCATCGAAGTGGGCGGCAGCGACGCGCCGGATCGCCCTGACGCGCCGGACCTGGCGCGCCGCCAGGCGCGGCTGCAGCGCGGCTTTGGCCTGCAGCCGGGTGCGCCTTTCACCCAGCGCGACTGGGACGATGCCAAGTCGCAGGGCCTGCGCCAGCTGCAGTCGCGCCGCTACGCCCTGGCCCGCGTGGACAAAAGCCGCGCCGAGGTGGACGCCGACCGCGCCGAGGCAGCGCTGCAGGTGCACTACGCGCCGGGGCCGGACATCCGCTTCGGCGCGCTGCAGATCAAGGGCAGCGAGCGCTACGACCCCGAAGGCGCGCGGCGCATCGCCCGGCTGCCCACCGGCGCGCCCTACAGCGAGCAAAGCCTGCTGGACGCGCAGCAGCGCCTGGCCAGCAGCGGCTACTACGACGCGGTCTTCCTGGCGCTGGACACCGACGCCATCGACCCCGCAGCGCCCGCCGCCGCGGCGCCCGTGACGGCTCAGGTGCGCGAGGCGCCGCTGCAAAAGGCCGTCTTCGGCGTGGGCCTGTCCACCGACAGCGGCCCGCGCCTGTCGCTGGACCACACCCACAACCGGCTGCCCGGCATTGGCTGGCGGGCGCTGTCCAAGATCGAGCTGGACACCAAGCACAAGCTGTTGTCCACCGACTGGACGGCCCTGCCCGGCGACGACGGCTGGCGCTGGTTCAGCGGCCTGCAGCTGCAGCGCGAGACCACGGGCGACTACGAGGTCAACAGCAGCCGCCTGCGCGGCGGGCGCACCAAGAGCGCCGACCACATCGACCGCAGCTACTTCCTGCAGCTGGACACGGCCAAGAGCCAGGGCGAGGAAGCTCCGCCGTCCAGCAGCGCGCTCACCGTCAACTACGGCTGGACAGGGCGCTACTTCAACGACAACAGCAATCCCACGCGCGGCTGGGGCGTGGGCGCCGAGCTGGGCGTGGGCACCACGCTGCACCCGGTGCGCCGGCCGTTCACGCGCGCCTACGTGCGCTGGCAGGGCTTTCGCCCCATGGGCCGGGTGGACCTGGGCGAAGGCATCCGCCGCGAAAGCCGCCTGGCGCTGCGCGCCGAGGCCGGCGCCGTGCTGGCGCGCCAGGACGCGCCGATTCCCGTCACGCAGATGTTCCTGACCGGCGGCGACACCACCGTGCGCGGCTACGGCTGGCGGCGCATCGGCGCGCGCACCGAAAACGACACGCTCTACGGCGGCCGCTACCTGGCCGTGGGCAGCGTGGAGTGGCAGCGCCCCCTCACCGTGCGCGGCAACCGCTCGGATTTCGAGAGCGCCACCTTCATCGACGTGGGCGCGGTGGCCGACCGCCTGGGCGAGATGCGCGCCCGCGTGGGCGTGGGAGCCGGCCTGCGCTGGCGCAGCCCCGTGGGCCCGCTGCAGGCAGACTTGGCCTATGGCGTGCAAGACAAGCAGGTGCGCCTGCACCTGCGCCTGGGCTTCACGTTCTGA
- a CDS encoding phospholipase D-like domain-containing protein has protein sequence MIRIALLSGLGHTIVVVLGLLIYVLGTRINQQRRHPSAALGWVLGMVTLPYLTLPLFLLFGVRKFARPARRHHWQGPPPMGEGPAWAAQLLAGMEVAPAVRNRHITLHPHGAAALAGLLETIACARQQLDVCTYVFAHDEIGAQVSRALLQAVERGVAVRLLVDAVGSLQTPPGMLRALARSGVQVRRFMPLLHNPLRGHTNLRNHRKLVVADGQRLWSGGRNLACEYFLDRPGRPAWVDLSFEICGPLAQHAHIQFGTDWRIAQGRTLRRMRRAPHMPALPGPVHGPLAQWIVSGPDHADDTVHALLMAGAFHAQRRIVAVTPYFVPDDGLLDAWCLACRRGVQVSLLVPARSNHGLADVARERALRQLVAAGARVWLSPAMLHAKAVLIDDDLALAGSLNLDARSLFLNYEAMTAFYGEQELRWLSDWCAQLITQAQPYQAHPPSLPRDLVEGVVRALGFQL, from the coding sequence GTGATCCGCATCGCCTTGCTGTCCGGCCTGGGCCACACCATCGTGGTGGTGCTGGGCCTGTTGATCTACGTGCTGGGCACGCGCATCAACCAACAGCGCCGCCATCCGTCTGCGGCGCTGGGCTGGGTGCTGGGCATGGTCACGCTGCCCTACCTGACGCTGCCGCTGTTTTTGTTGTTCGGCGTGCGCAAGTTCGCCCGCCCGGCGCGGCGCCACCACTGGCAGGGGCCGCCGCCCATGGGCGAGGGCCCGGCCTGGGCCGCGCAGCTGCTGGCCGGCATGGAGGTGGCCCCGGCCGTGCGCAACCGGCACATCACCCTGCACCCGCACGGCGCCGCGGCGCTGGCCGGGCTGCTGGAGACCATCGCCTGCGCGCGTCAGCAGCTGGACGTGTGCACCTACGTCTTTGCGCACGACGAGATCGGCGCCCAGGTCTCGCGCGCCCTGCTGCAGGCCGTGGAGCGCGGCGTGGCCGTCCGCCTGCTGGTGGATGCCGTGGGCAGCCTGCAGACGCCGCCGGGCATGCTGCGCGCGCTGGCGCGCAGCGGCGTACAGGTGCGCCGCTTCATGCCGCTGCTGCACAACCCGCTGCGCGGGCACACCAACCTGCGCAACCACCGCAAGCTGGTCGTGGCCGACGGCCAGCGGCTGTGGAGCGGCGGGCGCAACCTGGCGTGCGAATACTTCCTGGACCGGCCCGGCCGCCCGGCCTGGGTGGACCTGAGCTTCGAGATCTGCGGCCCCCTGGCCCAGCATGCCCATATCCAGTTCGGCACCGACTGGCGCATCGCCCAGGGCCGCACGCTCAGGCGCATGCGCCGCGCGCCGCACATGCCGGCACTGCCCGGGCCGGTGCACGGCCCGCTGGCGCAGTGGATCGTCAGCGGCCCCGACCACGCCGACGACACCGTGCACGCGCTGCTGATGGCCGGCGCCTTTCACGCGCAGCGGCGCATCGTCGCCGTCACGCCTTACTTCGTGCCCGACGACGGCCTGCTGGACGCCTGGTGCCTGGCCTGCCGGCGCGGCGTACAGGTCAGCCTGCTGGTGCCGGCGCGCTCCAACCATGGCCTGGCCGACGTGGCGCGCGAGCGCGCGCTGCGCCAGCTGGTGGCCGCCGGTGCGCGCGTGTGGCTGTCGCCGGCCATGCTGCACGCCAAGGCGGTGCTGATCGATGACGACCTGGCGCTGGCCGGCTCGCTCAACCTGGACGCGCGCAGCCTGTTCCTGAACTACGAGGCCATGACCGCCTTCTACGGCGAGCAGGAGCTGCGCTGGCTGTCCGACTGGTGCGCACAGCTGATCACCCAGGCGCAGCCCTACCAGGCGCACCCGCCCTCGCTGCCGCGCGACCTGGTCGAAGGCGTGGTGCGCGCCCTGGGCTTTCAGTTGTAG